A region of Vicinamibacterales bacterium DNA encodes the following proteins:
- a CDS encoding lysophospholipid acyltransferase family protein gives MPQVVATAIAAVRSAAAYLAASLYVLVAGSLGLAVALPLRWKGLLYVLGHGGVAIALGVAGIRSRVAGRRPTGRAVVFCANHQSNVDPPVLYRVLHPRLHILFKAELRKLPVLGLVMETGGFVPVDRDSRERSLGSIERAAASIREGNSFLIFPEGTRSRTDQLLPFKKGGFIMAIKAQAPIVPVAITGGRAAMQKGSPIVRPVTVSVRIGDPIDTAGLTLDDRDDLIVRVRSAIETLLAQGPVRPGER, from the coding sequence GTGCCGCAGGTAGTGGCGACCGCGATTGCAGCGGTCCGCTCGGCGGCGGCCTATCTGGCCGCCTCCCTCTACGTCCTCGTGGCCGGCAGCCTGGGCCTGGCCGTGGCGCTGCCCCTCCGGTGGAAGGGCCTGCTGTACGTGCTCGGCCACGGCGGGGTCGCCATCGCCCTCGGCGTCGCCGGCATCCGTTCCCGGGTCGCGGGCCGGCGACCCACCGGCCGCGCCGTCGTCTTCTGCGCGAACCACCAGAGCAACGTGGACCCGCCCGTGTTGTACCGCGTGCTGCACCCGCGGCTCCATATCCTCTTCAAAGCCGAACTCCGCAAGCTGCCGGTACTGGGGCTGGTCATGGAGACCGGCGGGTTCGTGCCCGTCGATCGCGACAGCCGCGAGCGCTCTCTCGGCTCGATCGAGCGGGCCGCGGCGTCGATCCGCGAGGGCAATTCCTTCTTGATCTTCCCGGAAGGCACCCGCAGCCGGACCGACCAGCTGCTGCCCTTCAAGAAGGGCGGTTTCATCATGGCCATCAAGGCGCAGGCCCCCATCGTGCCCGTGGCCATCACGGGTGGGCGGGCCGCCATGCAGAAGGGCAGTCCGATCGTCCGGCCCGTGACGGTGTCCGTGCGGATCGGCGATCCCATTGACACCGCCGGCCTCACGCTGGACGATCGCGACGACCTCATCGTCCGTGTCCGCAGCGCCATCGAGACCCTCCTGGCGCAAGGACCCGTGAGACCCGGGGAGCGCTGA
- a CDS encoding DUF4126 domain-containing protein: MDLLATAGRTLGFSLAAGVNLYATVAMLGLATRFGLVDLPPQFAAFDNPWIIGGALALYVVEFVADKVPWVDTMWDTAHTLVRPLGGALIAVTTLGEASPWVQGLVALLGGTIAAGGHLTKAGTRAAVNVSPEPFTNWGLSLAGDAFVFGLGALALAYPVAAFAVTLAALVVILAIARWLFGWIRRAVAPPSAEPISRAGAGA; the protein is encoded by the coding sequence ATGGATCTGCTCGCCACGGCCGGCCGCACGCTCGGGTTTTCGCTCGCGGCGGGCGTCAATCTCTACGCGACGGTCGCGATGCTGGGGCTGGCGACGCGTTTCGGCCTCGTCGACCTCCCGCCGCAGTTCGCGGCGTTCGACAACCCCTGGATCATCGGCGGGGCCCTCGCGCTGTACGTCGTCGAGTTCGTGGCCGACAAGGTGCCGTGGGTGGACACGATGTGGGACACGGCCCACACGCTCGTGCGGCCGCTGGGCGGCGCGCTCATCGCCGTGACGACCCTGGGCGAGGCCTCGCCGTGGGTGCAGGGCCTGGTGGCGCTGCTCGGGGGGACGATCGCGGCGGGCGGGCACCTCACCAAGGCCGGCACCAGAGCCGCCGTCAACGTCAGCCCCGAGCCCTTCACCAACTGGGGGCTGAGCCTCGCGGGCGACGCCTTCGTCTTCGGGCTGGGCGCGCTCGCGCTGGCGTATCCCGTGGCGGCCTTCGCCGTCACGTTGGCCGCGCTCGTCGTGATCCTGGCGATCGCCCGCTGGCTGTTCGGCTGGATCCGACGCGCTGTCGCTCCGCCGTCGGCGGAGCCGATCTCCCGGGCGGGCGCCGGCGCCTGA
- a CDS encoding polysaccharide deacetylase family protein, translating into MRAILTYHSIDDSGSSISVAPAAFVRHVDWLASGAVSVEPLEALAAGADSTTDGRDRVALTFDDAFANFGTVAWPRLEAAGVPATVFVVSGHVGRTNLWSGQPAPGIPELPLLSWDALGTLAERGADVGAHSRTHPSLAALSAGALDDEVDGCRQDLSARLGRPPRAFAYPFGDVSPEAERAVSAAFALACTTEYRPIDAGDSVHRLPRLDMFYFQQPGALDDWGRPAFLRRIARRRALRALRRWWPATRPARENREAAGR; encoded by the coding sequence ATGCGGGCCATCCTCACCTACCACTCGATCGACGACTCGGGCTCCTCCATCTCGGTCGCGCCGGCCGCCTTCGTGCGACACGTCGACTGGCTGGCGAGCGGCGCGGTCTCGGTCGAGCCGCTCGAGGCCCTGGCGGCCGGGGCCGATTCCACGACCGACGGTCGCGATCGCGTCGCCCTGACCTTCGACGACGCCTTCGCCAACTTCGGCACCGTCGCCTGGCCGCGCCTCGAGGCGGCCGGTGTTCCCGCGACCGTTTTCGTGGTGAGCGGCCATGTGGGCCGCACGAATCTCTGGAGCGGCCAGCCGGCTCCGGGCATCCCCGAGCTGCCGCTCCTCTCGTGGGACGCCCTGGGGACGCTGGCTGAGCGCGGCGCCGACGTCGGCGCGCACTCGCGCACGCACCCCTCGCTCGCGGCCTTGTCCGCCGGCGCGCTGGACGACGAGGTCGACGGCTGCCGCCAGGATCTGTCCGCCCGCCTCGGCCGTCCGCCCAGGGCGTTCGCCTACCCCTTCGGCGACGTCTCACCGGAGGCGGAGCGGGCCGTGTCCGCCGCGTTCGCGCTGGCGTGCACCACCGAGTACCGCCCGATCGATGCGGGCGATTCCGTGCACCGCCTGCCGCGGCTGGACATGTTCTACTTCCAGCAGCCGGGTGCGCTCGACGACTGGGGGCGGCCCGCGTTCCTCCGGCGGATCGCGCGCCGACGGGCGCTGAGGGCGCTCCGGCGCTGGTGGCCGGCCACCCGCCCCGCACGCGAGAACCGCGAGGCCGCAGGCCGGTAA
- a CDS encoding glycosyltransferase family 4 protein — protein MSLRIASLTTFFPPYNFGGDGIDVQRTARVLAGRGHRVTVIHDTDAYRTLTGGDPPPAPPDPDLEIVPLRSSSPRLSTLLTHQLGRPVMQAGALAALDRTREFDVVLFNNMSLVGGPGLLGFGREAARVYIAHEHWLVCESHVLWRHNREACTARECLRCVTAHGRPPQAWRYTGALTRALARVDAFVARSEFSRAKHAEFGFPRPMDVVPYGVPMPAAPVSGPSPHPRPYFFFAGRLEAIKGVEDVIDAFTGDTGPDLVIAGAGTLDDALRARAAGRPRVHFVGRLPADRLAPYYRHALASLVPSKGFETFGMVAIEALAQGTPVIARRLGPLPEIVEATGGGVTFATAAELSAHLDAYARDPAAARAHGERGRLAAMALYNPDHVTSQLLEVIEREVNRTRAVRHAPGPR, from the coding sequence GTGAGCCTCCGCATCGCGTCGCTGACCACGTTCTTCCCGCCGTACAACTTCGGCGGCGACGGCATCGACGTGCAGCGAACGGCCCGCGTGCTGGCCGGACGCGGACACCGCGTGACGGTCATTCACGACACCGACGCCTACCGCACCTTGACCGGGGGTGACCCGCCGCCGGCGCCGCCGGATCCGGACCTGGAGATCGTCCCCCTCCGCAGCTCGTCGCCGCGCCTGTCCACGCTCCTCACGCACCAGCTCGGCCGGCCGGTCATGCAGGCCGGCGCGCTGGCCGCGCTCGACCGCACGCGCGAGTTCGACGTCGTGCTCTTCAACAACATGTCGCTCGTCGGAGGTCCCGGCCTCCTCGGGTTCGGACGCGAGGCGGCGCGTGTGTACATCGCCCACGAGCACTGGCTGGTCTGCGAGTCCCACGTGCTCTGGCGGCACAACCGCGAGGCCTGCACCGCACGCGAGTGCCTCCGGTGCGTCACGGCCCACGGCCGGCCGCCCCAGGCCTGGCGCTACACGGGCGCGCTCACGCGCGCCCTGGCCCGCGTGGACGCGTTCGTGGCCCGCAGCGAGTTCAGCCGCGCCAAGCACGCCGAGTTCGGCTTCCCGCGGCCGATGGACGTCGTCCCATACGGCGTGCCGATGCCAGCCGCTCCGGTCTCTGGACCCTCGCCACACCCGCGGCCGTACTTCTTCTTCGCGGGACGGCTGGAAGCCATCAAGGGCGTCGAGGACGTGATCGACGCCTTCACGGGCGACACTGGCCCGGACCTCGTCATCGCCGGCGCCGGCACCCTGGACGACGCGCTCAGGGCTCGCGCCGCCGGCCGCCCGCGGGTGCACTTCGTGGGCCGGCTTCCGGCCGATCGGCTCGCGCCGTACTACCGGCACGCGCTCGCGTCGCTCGTGCCGTCGAAGGGCTTCGAGACCTTCGGCATGGTCGCCATCGAAGCCCTGGCGCAAGGCACGCCCGTCATCGCCCGGCGGCTCGGGCCCCTCCCGGAAATCGTCGAGGCCACCGGCGGCGGCGTCACCTTTGCCACGGCCGCCGAGCTCTCGGCGCACCTCGACGCCTACGCCCGCGACCCCGCGGCCGCCCGTGCGCACGGCGAGCGGGGCCGCCTGGCCGCGATGGCCCTCTACAACCCGGATCACGTCACCTCGCAGCTCCTCGAGGTGATCGAGCGCGAGGTGAACCGGACGCGGGCAGTCCGCCACGCCCCAGGACCACGGTGA
- a CDS encoding glycosyltransferase family 1 protein — translation MTVGVDATCWANARGYGRFTRELLPAMAAAAPEWRFRCFVDARAHAAFDLRAANVECVEVAQSVSPTSAASADGNRSPVDMLRLTRAVAAHPSTVFFSPSVYTFFPLPPRIRSVVTIHDAIAERFPHLTLPSTRARLFWNAKVSLALWQATTVLTVSDFAASELVEVLGVDRRRVRVAVEAPSPIYRPSESAADVAEVAARIGLPAGARWFTYVGGFSPHKNVHDLAEAHGRLLARLGDDTPWLVLVGALSGDPFHGGQGQIREAIARAGSAARVLWPGFLSDADLRHLHSGAVALALPSMNEGFGLPAVEAAACGCPVVATTASPLPQLLDGAGRFVPPGDVDGLTEALAVLATDAPARTRMADAARARTSRLSWASCARAALDALEEAAR, via the coding sequence ATGACTGTGGGCGTGGACGCCACGTGCTGGGCCAACGCCCGCGGCTACGGCCGCTTCACGCGCGAGCTCCTGCCCGCGATGGCCGCCGCCGCGCCGGAATGGCGGTTCCGGTGCTTCGTGGACGCCCGCGCGCACGCGGCGTTCGACCTGCGGGCCGCCAACGTCGAGTGCGTGGAGGTGGCGCAATCGGTCTCGCCGACCTCGGCCGCCTCCGCCGACGGCAACCGCTCCCCCGTGGACATGCTGCGGCTGACGCGCGCCGTGGCCGCCCACCCGTCGACGGTGTTCTTCTCGCCGTCCGTGTACACGTTCTTCCCGCTGCCGCCTCGGATACGCTCCGTCGTCACCATCCACGACGCCATCGCCGAGCGCTTCCCCCATCTGACCCTGCCCTCGACGCGCGCGCGGCTGTTCTGGAACGCCAAGGTGTCGCTGGCCTTGTGGCAGGCGACGACGGTGCTCACGGTCTCTGACTTCGCGGCCTCGGAGCTGGTGGAAGTGCTGGGCGTGGACCGCCGCCGGGTGCGGGTGGCCGTCGAGGCGCCGTCGCCCATCTACCGGCCCAGCGAGTCGGCCGCCGACGTGGCCGAGGTGGCGGCACGGATCGGCCTCCCGGCGGGCGCGCGCTGGTTCACCTACGTCGGCGGCTTCAGCCCGCACAAGAACGTCCACGACCTGGCCGAGGCGCACGGGCGGCTGCTGGCGCGGCTCGGCGACGACACACCGTGGCTGGTCCTGGTCGGCGCGCTGTCGGGCGATCCGTTCCACGGCGGCCAGGGGCAGATCCGCGAGGCCATCGCGCGGGCGGGCAGCGCCGCCCGCGTGCTGTGGCCCGGGTTCCTGAGCGACGCGGACCTCCGCCACCTGCATTCGGGAGCCGTGGCGCTCGCGCTGCCCTCGATGAACGAGGGCTTCGGCCTGCCGGCCGTGGAGGCCGCGGCCTGCGGCTGTCCCGTGGTGGCCACCACGGCGAGCCCGCTGCCGCAGCTGCTGGACGGCGCGGGCCGCTTCGTCCCGCCCGGCGACGTGGACGGCCTGACCGAGGCGCTCGCAGTGCTGGCGACCGACGCGCCGGCGCGGACGCGCATGGCCGACGCGGCTCGGGCGCGGACGTCTCGGTTGTCGTGGGCGTCGTGCGCGCGGGCCGCCCTGGACGCGCTCGAGGAGGCCGCGCGGTGA
- a CDS encoding NAD(P)/FAD-dependent oxidoreductase has translation MAARTVAQYAAGDRVVVIGGGPAGLTAAYQMAKMGWPVTVLEADDILGGISRTAQYKGYRFDIGGHRFFTKIAPVEALWHEILESEFISVPRLSRIHYNGKFFDYPLKAGNALSGLGPFNAIRIFLSYLWWHYKPYPVEENFEQWVTNRFGKRLFEIFFKTYTEKVWGIPCTEIRAEWAAQRIQGLSLAKAILNATALNRRSTDIKTLIHEFQYPRLGPGQMWEACARKIEALGGRVLLGHYVTGIERRGDRIVAVRAATPEGERRFEAEHFFSTMPVRSLVRAFDPAVPPAVKADAEGLKYRDFLVVALMLDKEDLFPDNWIYIHTPGVKVGRIQNFNNWSKAMVPEPGTTCLGMEYFCFKGDGLWESPDADLVAQAARELEALGLARAADVKDGAVIRMPKAYPIYDSTYRQHLDGVRAYIDPMVNLHTVGRNGMHKYNNQDHSMLTAMMAVQNMQGASHDIWEVNTDFEYHEEQKLESPKVAVGAGA, from the coding sequence ATGGCAGCGCGCACCGTCGCCCAGTACGCGGCAGGTGACCGGGTGGTCGTCATTGGCGGGGGCCCCGCGGGGCTCACCGCAGCGTACCAGATGGCGAAGATGGGATGGCCCGTCACGGTCCTCGAGGCCGATGACATCCTGGGCGGCATCTCGCGCACTGCGCAGTACAAGGGCTACCGGTTCGACATCGGCGGGCACCGGTTCTTCACGAAGATCGCCCCGGTCGAGGCCTTGTGGCACGAAATCCTCGAGTCCGAGTTCATCTCGGTGCCGCGCCTGTCGCGCATCCACTACAACGGCAAGTTCTTCGACTATCCGCTCAAGGCCGGCAACGCGCTCTCGGGCCTCGGACCGTTCAACGCGATCCGCATCTTCCTGAGCTACCTCTGGTGGCACTACAAGCCCTACCCGGTCGAAGAGAACTTCGAGCAGTGGGTCACCAACCGCTTCGGCAAGCGGCTGTTCGAGATCTTCTTCAAGACCTACACCGAGAAGGTGTGGGGCATCCCGTGCACCGAAATCCGCGCGGAGTGGGCGGCCCAGCGCATCCAGGGCCTGTCGCTCGCCAAGGCCATCCTGAACGCCACCGCGCTGAACCGGCGCTCCACCGACATCAAGACGCTCATCCACGAGTTCCAGTACCCGCGCCTGGGCCCAGGCCAGATGTGGGAGGCGTGCGCGCGCAAGATCGAGGCGCTCGGCGGCCGGGTCCTCCTCGGCCACTACGTCACGGGCATCGAGCGCCGCGGCGATCGCATCGTGGCCGTACGCGCGGCCACCCCCGAGGGCGAGCGGCGGTTCGAGGCCGAGCACTTCTTTTCGACCATGCCCGTGCGCTCCCTGGTCCGGGCCTTCGATCCGGCCGTGCCGCCCGCCGTGAAGGCGGACGCGGAGGGCTTGAAGTACCGCGACTTCCTCGTCGTCGCCCTGATGCTCGACAAGGAGGACCTGTTCCCGGACAACTGGATCTACATCCACACGCCCGGCGTGAAGGTGGGGCGCATCCAGAACTTCAACAACTGGTCGAAGGCCATGGTGCCCGAGCCCGGCACGACCTGCCTCGGCATGGAGTACTTCTGCTTCAAGGGTGACGGTCTCTGGGAGAGCCCCGACGCCGACCTCGTCGCGCAGGCCGCCCGGGAGCTCGAGGCGCTGGGCCTGGCCCGGGCGGCGGACGTCAAGGACGGCGCGGTCATCCGGATGCCCAAGGCCTACCCCATCTACGACTCCACCTACCGGCAGCATCTCGACGGCGTCCGCGCCTACATCGACCCGATGGTCAACCTGCATACCGTCGGCCGGAACGGCATGCACAAGTACAACAACCAGGACCATTCGATGCTGACGGCGATGATGGCCGTGCAGAACATGCAGGGCGCGTCGCACGACATCTGGGAAGTGAACACGGACTTCGAGTACCACGAGGAGCAGAAGCTCGAATCGCCCAAGGTCGCGGTGGGCGCAGGTGCGTAG